One genomic region from Lacerta agilis isolate rLacAgi1 chromosome 13, rLacAgi1.pri, whole genome shotgun sequence encodes:
- the STARD5 gene encoding stAR-related lipid transfer protein 5 yields the protein MDYREAANWAAERMQSYRKDCSGWRSCKRTNEVSISWRPSTEFRGNIYKAEGIMPAKPEDVFKCLKPETGGLREKWDPNVKEIEVVEEISEDVSIVRTITPSAFMKIISPREFIDVVLIKRDEDGTITSNATNVEHPLCQPQPSYVRGLNYPCGCFCIPAPGEPCKTQLLSFFQTDLGGNLPQTVVESFFPSSMTGFYSNLTKAVLKLAA from the exons ATGGACTACCGGGAGGCTGCCAACTGGGCTGCAGAGCGCATGCAGAGCTATCGCAAGGACTGCAGCGGATGGCGCAGCTGCAAGCGCACG AATGAAGTTTCAATATCTTGGAGACCATCAACTGAGTTTCGTGGAAACAT ATACAAAGCGGAAGGGATTATGCCTGCAAAACCGGAGGATGTCTTTAAATGTTTGAAACCAGAGACGGGTGGACTTCGAGAAAAATGGGATCCAAATGTGAAGGAGATTGAAGTCGTTGAAGAGATTAGTGAA GATGTTTCCATAGTCAGAACTATCACACCGTCGGCTTTTATGAAGATCATCTCTCCGAGGGAGTTCATAGATGTTGTCCTAATTAAGCGGGATGAGGACGGAACCATCACATCTAATG CAACCAATGTGGAGCACCCCCTCTGCCAACCTCAACCAAGTTACGTGAGAGGCCTTAATTATCCCTGTGGCTGTTTCTGCATCCCGGCCCCAGG GGAGCCATGTAAGACGCAACTCCTCAGCTTCTTTCAGACAGACCTTGGCGGCAACCTTCCTCAAACAGTTGTGGAGTCCTTCTTCCCAAGCAGCATGACCGGTTTTTACAGCAATCTGACCAAAGCAGTGTTAAAATTAGCAGcttaa